The Coffea arabica cultivar ET-39 chromosome 3c, Coffea Arabica ET-39 HiFi, whole genome shotgun sequence genome contains a region encoding:
- the LOC113735531 gene encoding pentatricopeptide repeat-containing protein At4g14050, mitochondrial-like codes for MHHSQLLHQLKQCIKYRALIEGQNIHAHILKTRLDCYLPHFSNVLIDLYGKCGLVQDALKVFGKMPHRDLFSWASILTAYNQADLPHRTLCLFTKMSWLDYLKPDHFVFSTLIKACASLSNARLGEQVHARFVVSPYSHDDVVKSSLVDMYAKCGFPDNARIVFDSICSKNLFSWTAVISGYSRSGRKFEAVQMLRSLEDKNVYAWTALISGLVQKGHYVDAFELFVEMRREGVEITDPFVLSSITGAAASFAALELGKQVHCLVLTLGYECSMFVSNALVDMYAKCSDVSIAKKIFDSMWERDVVSWTSIIVGMAQHGRAGEALALYDEMIMAGLKPNEVTFVGLIYACSHVGLVERGRGLFNSMVKDYGLLPSLHHYTCLLDLYSRSGHLDEAEDLLTTMPFQPDEAAWAALLCACKRHGNIKMGVRVADRLLSLGPEDPSTCILLSNAYAGAGIWENVSKVRKLMTHMDTKKEPGYSRIDLGKESLVFYAGESLHPMRDEISTLLKEMDAEMRRRGYVPDTSSVLHDMGQQEKERQLFWHSERLAVAYGLLNSVPGAVIRIVKNLRVCGDCHNVLKLICSITNREIVVRDSTRFHRFKDGKCSCCDFW; via the coding sequence ATGCACCACTCTCAACTCCTTCACCAACTGAAACAATGCATAAAATACCGAGCTCTTATAGAAGGCCAAAATATCCATGCCCACATACTCAAAACCAGGCTAGACTGTTATTTACCCCATTTTTCCAATGTCCTGATAGATTTATACGGAAAATGTGGCCTAGTTCAAGATGCCTTGAAGGTGTTCGGGAAAATGCCTCACAGAGACTTGTTCTCTTGGGCATCAATTTTAACCGCTTATAACCAAGCAGACCTTCCCCACCGAACTCTTTGCCTGTTTACCAAGATGTCCTGGCTGGATTACCTAAAGCCTGACCATTTTGTTTTCTCGACCCTGATCAAGGCTTGTGCCAGCTTGAGTAATGCAAGGCTTGGCGAACAAGTGCATGCCCGGTTTGTAGTATCACCGTATTCACATGATGATGTTGTTAAGTCGTCTTTAGTTGATATGTATGCGAAATGTGGATTTCCTGATAATGCTCGTATTGTTTTCGATTCAATTTGTTCGAaaaatttgttttcttggaCTGCTGTAATATCAGGATATTCTAGGAGTGGTAGGAAATTTGAAGCTGTTCAAATGTTGCGAAGTTTGGAAGATAAGAATGTGTATGCTTGGACGGCATTAATATCTGGATTGGTGCAGAAGGGACATTATGTTGATGCATTTGAACTTTTTGTGGAAATGAGAAGAGAAGGGGTTGAAATCACGGACCCCTTTGTTCTGTCAAGCATCACTGGAGCTGCTGCTAGCTTTGCAGCATTGGAGCTTGGAAAGCAAGTGCATTGCTTGGTTTTGACCCTTGGTTATGAATGTAGCATGTTTGTTAGTAATGCGCTTGTGGATATGTATGCTAAATGCAGTGATGTGTCCATTGCAAAGAAGATTTTTGACAGCATGTGGGAGAGGGATGTGGTTTCTTGGACCTCAATTATAGTTGGTATGGCACAGCATGGGCGAGCCGGTGAAGCTTTGGCCCTTTATGATGAGATGATTATGGCTGGACTGAAGCCAAATGAGGTGACTTTTGTAGGACTAATATATGCCTGTAGTCATGTGGGATTGGTAGAAAGAGGTCGTGGACTTTTCAACTCAATGGTCAAGGATTATGGATTGCTTCCTTCTCTGCATCACTATACGTGCTTATTGGATCTATATAGTCGATCAGGACATCTTGATGAGGCAGAGGATCTCCTTACAACAATGCCTTTCCAGCCTGATGAGGCTGCCTGGGCAGCCTTATTATGTGCTTGTAAGCGGCATGGAAATATCAAAATGGGTGTTAGGGTGGCTGATCGTCTACTGAGCTTAGGACCAGAAGATCCTTCAACTTGTATACTGCTGTCTAACGCTTATGCTGGAGCTGGTATTTGGGAAAATGTGTCAAAGGTGAGAAAGTTAATGACACATATGGACACAAAAAAGGAGCCTGGTTACAGTCGGATTGACCTGGGAAAGGAAAGCCTTGTTTTCTATGCTGGGGAGTCATTGCATCCAATGAGAGATGAGATTTCTACTCTGCTTAAAGAGATGGATGCGGAAATGCGGAGAAGAGGTTATGTGCCTGATACTAGTTCGGTTTTGCACGATATGGGGCagcaagagaaagaaagacAGCTCTTTTGGCATAGTGAGAGATTGGCTGTGGCTTATGGGCTGCTAAATTCTGTTCCAGGGGCTGTAATACGCATAGTAAAAAATCTGAGAGTTTGTGGAGATTGTCATAATGTGCTCAagttgatttgctccataacaAATAGGGAAATTGTTGTTAGGGACTCCACCCGGTTCCATCGTTTCAAAGACGGGAAGTGTTCATGTTGCGACTTTTGGTGA